The following are encoded together in the Paraburkholderia sp. BL10I2N1 genome:
- a CDS encoding electron transfer flavoprotein-ubiquinone oxidoreductase: protein MSQTDLVARHGRRESMEYDVVIVGGGPAGLSAAIRLKQLAADKGVELGVCVLEKGSEVGAHILSGAVMDPRALNELIPDWKAKGAPLDVEVTEDRFLFLSETGSKSVPNWALPDNFRNHGNYVISLANVTRWLGQQAEAAGVEIFPGFPAAEVLYNDDGSVKGVATGNLGIGKDGAPTGNFQLGMELHAKYTLFCEGARGHLGRQLNKKFRLRGGADPQVYGIGIKELWEIDPGKHKPGLVMHTAGWPLQSDTYGGSFLYHMENNQVVVGFVVGLGYTNPYLSPFEEFQRYKTHPAIRNFLEGGKRVSYGARAITAGGLLSLPKLVFPGGALVGDDAGFLNASRIKGSHAAIKTGMLAADAAFEAVQAGRTSDELTAYPDAFKSSWLHTELYKARNFKQWMSKGLYLGTLMVGIEQKVLGGNVPWTLHHQHSDHEMLKPASQCKPIEYPKPDGKLTFDRLSSVFISNTNHEENQPAHLTLKDPTVPVNVNWQTYAGLESRYCPAAVYEFVKNDDGRERLVINAQNCVHCKTCDIKDPTQNIVWVTPEGGGGPNYPNM from the coding sequence ATGTCTCAGACGGACCTCGTTGCTCGCCATGGTCGGCGCGAGTCAATGGAATACGACGTCGTGATCGTTGGCGGCGGACCGGCTGGCCTGTCCGCGGCGATCCGCCTGAAGCAGCTGGCGGCGGACAAGGGCGTCGAGCTTGGCGTGTGCGTACTGGAAAAAGGCTCGGAGGTCGGGGCGCATATTCTCTCGGGCGCGGTGATGGACCCCCGCGCGTTGAATGAACTGATTCCGGACTGGAAGGCAAAAGGCGCGCCTTTGGACGTTGAAGTGACCGAAGACCGCTTCCTGTTTCTGTCCGAAACCGGCTCGAAGAGCGTGCCGAACTGGGCGCTGCCGGATAACTTCAGGAACCACGGCAACTACGTGATCAGTCTCGCGAATGTCACGCGCTGGCTCGGTCAACAGGCCGAAGCGGCAGGCGTCGAGATTTTCCCCGGCTTTCCGGCTGCCGAAGTCCTGTACAACGACGATGGCTCCGTGAAAGGCGTCGCGACCGGCAATCTCGGCATCGGCAAGGACGGTGCGCCGACCGGGAACTTCCAGCTCGGCATGGAACTGCACGCGAAGTACACGCTGTTCTGCGAGGGCGCGCGCGGCCACCTCGGCCGTCAGCTGAACAAGAAGTTCAGGCTGCGCGGCGGCGCCGATCCGCAGGTCTACGGCATCGGCATCAAGGAACTGTGGGAGATCGATCCGGGCAAGCACAAGCCGGGGCTCGTGATGCACACGGCCGGCTGGCCGTTGCAGAGCGACACCTACGGCGGCTCGTTCCTCTACCACATGGAAAACAACCAGGTGGTGGTCGGCTTCGTGGTGGGCCTTGGCTATACGAATCCGTACCTGTCGCCGTTCGAGGAATTCCAGCGCTACAAGACGCATCCGGCAATCCGCAACTTTCTCGAAGGCGGCAAGCGCGTGTCGTATGGCGCGCGGGCGATTACCGCGGGTGGCCTGCTGTCGCTGCCGAAACTCGTATTCCCGGGTGGCGCGCTGGTCGGCGATGACGCGGGTTTCCTGAACGCATCGCGGATCAAGGGCTCGCATGCGGCGATCAAGACCGGCATGCTGGCCGCCGACGCCGCTTTTGAAGCCGTGCAGGCGGGCCGCACCAGCGACGAGCTCACGGCGTATCCCGACGCATTCAAAAGCTCCTGGTTGCACACGGAACTCTACAAGGCCCGCAATTTCAAGCAGTGGATGAGCAAGGGTTTGTACCTCGGCACGCTGATGGTCGGCATCGAACAGAAAGTACTTGGTGGCAACGTGCCTTGGACGCTGCATCATCAGCATTCCGACCATGAAATGCTCAAGCCCGCTTCGCAGTGCAAGCCGATCGAGTATCCGAAGCCGGACGGCAAGCTGACATTCGACCGGTTGTCTTCAGTGTTCATCTCGAACACAAATCACGAAGAGAATCAGCCGGCGCATCTGACGTTGAAAGATCCCACCGTGCCGGTCAACGTCAACTGGCAGACGTATGCCGGCCTCGAGTCGCGTTATTGCCCGGCCGCGGTCTATGAATTCGTGAAGAACGACGACGGCAGGGAGCGGCTCGTGATCAACGCGCAGAACTGCGTGCACTGCAAGACATGCGACATCAAGGACCCGACGCAGAACATCGTGTGGGTCACGCCTGAAGGCGGTGGCGGTCCGAACTATCCGAACATGTGA
- a CDS encoding CoA ester lyase: protein MSETDMKRDRGTAGHASAEPQSYLFVPGSRDERFERAWTSGTDAMIIDLEDAVEPGAKDAARDAVTAWVSRSRPVLVRINGRGTPWFERDVMLARLDGVAGIVLPKTERPDDVIAVLSLAKRKIPVFPLIETALGMWSAADIAKAPGVRRLMFGTLDFVADMGTDDDRDALNPYRAQLALLSRIAGIESPIDGVTPDVHDVERLAADARNGKQHGFGGKLCIHPKQIAVVHECYGPSAGEIAWAERVVAAVSRADAGAIVVDGKMVDRPVQLRAQRLLASATRRGGPCAIESLFDRQ, encoded by the coding sequence ATGAGCGAAACGGATATGAAGCGCGACCGCGGCACTGCGGGCCATGCATCGGCCGAGCCACAGTCGTATCTGTTCGTGCCGGGCAGCCGCGACGAGCGGTTTGAACGCGCGTGGACGAGCGGCACCGACGCAATGATTATCGACCTCGAGGACGCCGTCGAGCCGGGCGCGAAGGACGCCGCGCGAGACGCCGTCACGGCGTGGGTGTCGCGCAGCCGTCCGGTGCTCGTGCGGATCAATGGTCGCGGCACGCCGTGGTTCGAACGGGACGTGATGCTGGCACGCCTCGACGGCGTCGCCGGCATTGTGTTGCCGAAGACCGAGCGGCCGGACGACGTCATCGCGGTGCTGTCGCTCGCAAAGCGCAAGATCCCGGTATTTCCGCTGATCGAGACCGCGCTCGGCATGTGGTCCGCGGCCGATATAGCGAAGGCGCCGGGCGTGAGACGGTTGATGTTCGGCACGCTCGACTTCGTCGCGGACATGGGGACCGACGACGACCGCGACGCACTCAATCCGTATCGCGCTCAACTAGCACTTTTGTCGCGGATCGCCGGGATCGAGTCGCCCATCGACGGCGTCACGCCTGACGTGCATGACGTCGAACGGCTTGCGGCGGATGCGCGCAACGGTAAGCAGCACGGATTCGGAGGGAAGCTTTGCATTCATCCGAAGCAAATTGCGGTCGTGCATGAATGCTACGGTCCGAGCGCGGGAGAAATTGCGTGGGCCGAGCGGGTCGTTGCTGCCGTGTCGCGCGCCGACGCTGGCGCGATTGTTGTCGACGGCAAGATGGTCGATCGTCCGGTCCAGCTGCGCGCGCAGCGATTGCTCGCGTCTGCCACTCGTCGCGGGGGGCCGTGCGCGATTGAATCCCTGTTTGATCGACAGTGA
- a CDS encoding FAD-binding protein has translation MTILVIAEHDNASIKPATLSAVAAAQKIGGQIHVLVAGHNAQGVADTAAKIVGVAMVLLADAPQLEVGLAENLEATVLNIAKDYSHILAPATAFGKNVMPRIAAKLDVAQISDVIAVDSADTFERPIYAGNAIATVQSSEPIKVITVRTTGFDAVAAEGGNAAIEKIVAAPDTGISQFVSREVTKLDRPELTSASIIVSGGRGLGSGENFALVLEPLADKLQAALGASRAAVDAGFVPNDYQVGQTGKIVAPQLYIAVGISGAIQHLAGMKDSKVIVAINKDPEAPIFSVADYGLVGDLFTLVPELAAALE, from the coding sequence ATGACGATTCTGGTAATTGCGGAACACGACAACGCGAGCATCAAGCCCGCGACCTTGAGCGCGGTGGCGGCTGCCCAGAAGATCGGTGGCCAGATTCACGTGCTGGTGGCCGGCCACAACGCGCAGGGGGTGGCCGATACAGCGGCGAAGATTGTCGGCGTGGCGATGGTACTGCTTGCCGACGCGCCGCAGCTCGAAGTTGGCCTGGCGGAAAATCTTGAGGCGACGGTACTGAATATCGCGAAAGACTACTCGCACATCCTTGCGCCGGCCACGGCCTTCGGCAAAAACGTGATGCCGCGCATCGCTGCGAAGCTCGACGTGGCGCAGATCAGCGATGTCATCGCAGTGGACAGTGCTGATACGTTCGAGCGTCCGATCTACGCGGGCAATGCGATAGCGACCGTGCAATCGAGCGAGCCGATCAAGGTGATCACGGTGCGCACGACCGGCTTCGATGCAGTGGCAGCAGAAGGCGGCAACGCTGCCATCGAGAAGATCGTGGCGGCGCCTGACACAGGCATCTCTCAGTTCGTAAGCCGCGAAGTGACGAAGCTGGACCGTCCCGAACTGACGAGCGCAAGCATCATCGTGTCAGGCGGCCGCGGTCTCGGCAGCGGCGAGAACTTCGCATTGGTCCTCGAGCCGCTGGCCGACAAGCTGCAAGCCGCGCTGGGCGCATCGCGCGCTGCGGTCGATGCGGGATTTGTGCCGAATGACTATCAGGTCGGCCAGACCGGTAAGATTGTTGCGCCGCAACTGTACATCGCGGTCGGCATCTCGGGCGCGATTCAGCATTTGGCCGGCATGAAGGATTCCAAGGTAATTGTTGCGATCAACAAGGATCCGGAAGCGCCGATCTTCAGCGTGGCCGACTATGGTCTCGTCGGTGACCTGTTCACGCTCGTGCCCGAACTGGCCGCCGCTCTCGAGTAA
- a CDS encoding electron transfer flavoprotein subunit beta/FixA family protein, with protein sequence MKVLVPVKRVIDYNVKVRVKSDNTGVDIANVKMSMNPFDEIAVEEAVRLKEAGAATEVIAVSAGVAQCQETLRTALAIGADRAILIESDEDLQPLAVAKLLKAVIDKEQPQLVILGKQAIDDDSNQTGQMLAALAGLPQATFASKVVIADGHVTVTREVDGGAETLSLTLPAVVTTDLRLNEPRYVTLPNIMKAKKKPLEALKPEDLGVDVAPRLKTLKVVEPPKRSAGVMVPDVKTLVQKLKTEAKVL encoded by the coding sequence GTGAAGGTTCTAGTCCCAGTAAAGAGAGTGATCGACTACAACGTGAAAGTCCGGGTGAAGTCGGACAATACAGGCGTCGACATCGCGAATGTAAAGATGTCGATGAACCCGTTCGACGAAATTGCCGTGGAAGAGGCGGTGCGCCTGAAAGAAGCCGGTGCAGCGACCGAGGTGATTGCCGTGTCGGCGGGCGTCGCGCAATGTCAGGAAACGCTGCGCACGGCGCTGGCGATTGGCGCGGACCGCGCGATCCTGATCGAATCGGATGAGGACCTGCAGCCGCTGGCGGTCGCGAAGCTGTTGAAGGCCGTGATTGACAAGGAACAGCCGCAACTGGTGATCCTCGGCAAACAGGCAATCGACGACGACTCGAACCAGACGGGCCAGATGCTCGCCGCCCTAGCGGGCCTGCCGCAAGCGACCTTCGCCTCGAAGGTGGTAATCGCCGATGGCCACGTCACCGTTACGCGAGAGGTGGACGGCGGTGCGGAAACGCTGTCGCTGACGTTGCCGGCGGTGGTGACCACTGATCTGCGCTTGAACGAGCCGCGCTATGTGACGCTGCCCAATATCATGAAGGCGAAGAAGAAGCCGCTCGAAGCGTTGAAGCCTGAAGACCTTGGCGTGGACGTCGCGCCGCGTCTGAAGACTCTAAAGGTCGTTGAGCCTCCGAAGCGCAGCGCCGGCGTGATGGTGCCTGACGTGAAGACGCTGGTCCAAAAGCTGAAGACCGAAGCCAAGGTGCTGTAA
- a CDS encoding IS110 family transposase: MEHDSTVYVGLDVHKESITVAYAIGMGEVELLGKIGTTKADIDRLCKRLQSKGRRVRIVYEAGPSGYGLYRQLVEKGFDCMVCAPSLIPKKPGERVKTDRRDAIKLVRALRASDLSAVYVPGVEDEAFRDLARAWVTAKDDLKQARQRLKSFLLSHGVRYTGSANWGPAHRHWLSQYSFGNEWQQLAFEEHRRTIEDRLAQCERLETALREAVPNWRFYPAVLGLQAMRGVQFTTAVGMLAELGDLSRFEHPRQLMAWLGVTPSEHSSGGKRRQGSITKTGNSYARKLLVEAAWSYRHPARVSPDIQRRHEGIPKAIIDRAWDAQLRLCRRYRRLAARGKNPNIATVAVARELAGFIWDVSRLAMSLAVPRTAHAA; the protein is encoded by the coding sequence ATGGAACACGATAGCACGGTGTACGTCGGACTGGATGTCCACAAGGAGTCGATCACGGTTGCCTACGCGATCGGCATGGGCGAAGTGGAACTGCTGGGCAAGATCGGTACGACCAAGGCCGATATCGATCGCCTGTGCAAGCGCCTGCAGTCCAAAGGCCGACGCGTGCGCATCGTCTACGAGGCGGGTCCGTCCGGTTATGGGCTTTACCGGCAACTGGTGGAGAAAGGTTTCGACTGCATGGTCTGCGCGCCGTCGCTGATTCCGAAGAAGCCCGGTGAGCGCGTCAAGACAGACCGGCGTGACGCCATCAAGCTGGTGCGCGCGCTGCGCGCGAGTGACCTGTCGGCAGTCTACGTGCCGGGCGTTGAGGACGAGGCATTCCGGGATCTGGCCCGTGCGTGGGTCACTGCCAAAGACGATCTGAAGCAGGCGCGGCAGCGGCTGAAGTCGTTCCTGCTCTCGCACGGCGTGCGCTATACCGGCAGCGCCAACTGGGGCCCCGCGCACCGGCACTGGCTGAGCCAGTATTCGTTCGGCAACGAATGGCAGCAACTGGCGTTTGAAGAACATCGGCGCACGATCGAGGATCGGCTCGCGCAATGCGAGCGTCTCGAGACCGCGTTGCGCGAGGCGGTGCCCAACTGGCGATTCTATCCAGCCGTCCTGGGCTTGCAGGCGATGCGCGGTGTGCAGTTCACCACGGCCGTAGGGATGCTCGCCGAACTGGGGGACCTGTCGCGCTTCGAGCATCCGCGTCAGCTGATGGCCTGGCTCGGCGTGACGCCGTCGGAACACTCCTCGGGCGGCAAGCGGCGGCAAGGCAGTATCACCAAGACCGGCAACAGCTACGCCAGAAAGCTGCTCGTCGAGGCGGCCTGGAGCTACCGGCATCCGGCACGCGTGAGTCCCGACATTCAGCGCCGCCACGAAGGCATCCCGAAGGCCATCATTGATCGCGCCTGGGACGCGCAGCTTCGATTGTGCCGCCGATATCGCAGGCTGGCGGCACGCGGCAAAAACCCGAACATCGCGACGGTCGCGGTTGCCCGGGAGCTGGCCGGTTTCATCTGGGACGTCAGCCGTCTGGCCATGTCGCTCGCCGTACCACGCACCGCACACGCAGCGTAA
- a CDS encoding IS110 family transposase, whose product MNYTTVGADIAKNVMQLYWVDPNTGEIMNKAIKRSAFLEHFANRAPCLVGMEACGGAQHWARRLLEMGHQVKLIPAKFAKAFNIRNKNDAADARAIWMATQMPGKSVAVKTEAQQAILALHRIRQQKIKFRTMQMNCLRGLLTEYGEVMGKSRAALDKAIPGVLERLTDRLPAMLIESLREQWNDLQNLDRQIAEIERRLRGWLKDDEASRKIAAIPGVGLLTSTAAVATMGDPKAFRSGREFAAWLGLVPKQVGTGGKTVLLGISKRGDTYLRTLLIHGARSVLSHSREPGAWIDQLTRRRHRNVVIVAIANKMARTIWAILAHGKPYEKDHVSMAA is encoded by the coding sequence ATGAACTATACGACTGTTGGGGCCGATATCGCCAAGAACGTCATGCAGTTGTACTGGGTGGATCCAAATACCGGCGAAATCATGAACAAGGCAATCAAGCGATCCGCATTTCTTGAACACTTCGCAAATCGTGCTCCCTGCCTGGTAGGCATGGAAGCATGCGGAGGCGCCCAGCATTGGGCCAGACGGCTGCTGGAAATGGGGCATCAAGTGAAGCTGATACCCGCGAAGTTCGCCAAGGCGTTCAATATTCGTAACAAGAACGACGCTGCAGACGCTCGTGCCATCTGGATGGCCACGCAGATGCCCGGCAAATCTGTGGCAGTCAAGACAGAGGCTCAGCAAGCGATACTTGCCCTGCACCGGATACGCCAACAGAAGATTAAGTTCCGCACCATGCAGATGAATTGCCTGCGCGGCCTGCTGACCGAATATGGCGAAGTGATGGGCAAGAGCCGCGCGGCCCTCGATAAAGCCATTCCGGGAGTGCTTGAAAGGCTCACGGATCGTCTACCTGCCATGCTCATCGAATCATTGCGCGAACAGTGGAATGATCTTCAGAATCTCGATCGCCAGATCGCAGAAATTGAGCGGCGTCTGCGAGGATGGCTGAAAGACGACGAGGCATCCAGGAAGATCGCGGCGATCCCGGGCGTCGGGCTCCTGACTTCCACCGCCGCCGTTGCAACAATGGGTGACCCGAAAGCGTTCAGAAGCGGTCGCGAATTCGCGGCGTGGCTCGGCCTCGTACCAAAGCAGGTGGGCACCGGAGGCAAGACCGTACTGCTAGGTATAAGTAAGCGCGGTGATACATATTTGCGGACCTTGCTCATTCACGGTGCGCGCAGTGTGCTCTCGCACTCCCGGGAGCCAGGTGCATGGATCGATCAACTCACCAGACGGCGACATCGCAACGTGGTAATCGTCGCAATAGCGAACAAGATGGCCCGCACCATCTGGGCCATCCTTGCTCACGGGAAGCCATACGAAAAGGACCACGTCAGCATGGCGGCGTGA
- a CDS encoding IS110 family transposase yields MGLDVHQETIAVAVADIGGEVRYMGEIVNTPEAIAKVVTRLKRSTGRLAFCYEAGPCGYAICRQLRELKQDCQVIAPSLIPKKPGERVKTDRRDALSLARLHRAGELSPVWIPDEAQEALRDLTRAREDMKHLQRQAKQRLLSFLSRHGHRYNGRSRWTQAHWRWLEGMKFARPEQQIVLQEYIDTVQACGRRVASLDREVETAAHASPVWPVIEALMALRDISLLAAVTVVAELGDLARFADAPQLMAYLGLVPSEHSSGKRERRGGITKTGNGHVRRILIEAAWTYRHAARKTAILQRRAERTPPEVQEIAWSAQKRLCQRFRNLMARGKLKNQVCTAIARELVGFIWAIGQHVIPLSRA; encoded by the coding sequence GTGGGCCTGGATGTACATCAGGAAACGATTGCCGTGGCGGTCGCGGACATCGGCGGCGAGGTGCGCTATATGGGCGAGATCGTGAACACGCCCGAGGCCATCGCGAAAGTGGTGACACGCCTCAAGCGGAGCACGGGACGGCTGGCATTCTGCTACGAAGCCGGCCCGTGCGGCTACGCAATCTGCCGGCAACTGCGTGAGCTGAAGCAGGACTGTCAGGTCATCGCGCCGTCACTGATTCCGAAGAAACCGGGCGAGCGCGTGAAGACCGACCGGCGCGATGCCCTGAGCCTGGCGCGCCTGCATCGCGCCGGCGAGTTGAGCCCCGTGTGGATTCCAGATGAGGCCCAGGAGGCACTGCGCGATCTGACCCGTGCGCGTGAGGACATGAAGCATCTGCAGCGGCAGGCCAAGCAACGGCTGTTGTCGTTCCTGTCGCGCCATGGCCATCGCTACAACGGCCGCTCCAGGTGGACGCAAGCGCACTGGCGTTGGCTGGAAGGCATGAAGTTCGCCCGGCCTGAGCAACAGATCGTGCTGCAGGAATATATCGACACGGTGCAGGCCTGTGGCCGGCGCGTGGCCAGCCTCGACCGCGAAGTCGAGACAGCCGCGCATGCCAGCCCGGTTTGGCCGGTGATCGAGGCGTTGATGGCGCTGCGCGACATCAGTCTGCTCGCGGCTGTGACGGTGGTTGCGGAACTCGGTGATCTCGCGCGGTTTGCCGACGCCCCGCAACTGATGGCGTATCTGGGCCTGGTGCCCAGCGAACACTCCAGCGGCAAGCGCGAGCGCCGCGGTGGCATCACGAAGACCGGCAACGGCCATGTCCGGCGGATACTCATCGAAGCAGCGTGGACCTATCGTCATGCCGCACGAAAGACCGCGATCCTGCAGCGGCGCGCCGAGCGTACACCGCCGGAGGTCCAGGAAATCGCCTGGTCGGCGCAAAAACGGTTGTGTCAACGCTTTCGAAACCTGATGGCACGCGGCAAGCTCAAGAACCAGGTCTGTACCGCCATTGCGCGCGAGCTCGTCGGCTTTATCTGGGCTATCGGGCAACACGTCATCCCCCTCAGTCGAGCTTAG
- a CDS encoding IS110 family transposase, with translation MGNDLRYPSRTEEVVLAVSLELGVSKWKVALHDGRRERPAVHTVAQPQAAPRLQAVLTLIDAHRDRWSLPADVRVVVCYEAGPDAFWIWRALQARGIECYVLDPASIPVERHKRRAKTDRLDAIRLVISLRAWLRGERDRMHVVHVPSAQDEASRHLVRDRGQLQKEVLQHLDRMRKLLATLGCWDEVDHRDFAGRLARDEVRCHDGTPLPLELRERLLRECERLALATQQLATLEKTRQASVPAPARARSDALARLKGIGEVSASRLALELYWRDFHNRRQVGACVGLVPQPYDSGESQTDQGISKQGNGRVRGLLVEMAWTWLRYQPGSALTQWFDQRTQGTGPNRRARRIAIVAVARRLAIALWRYLKDGVIPEGAQLKPQPVGCAK, from the coding sequence ATGGGCAACGACCTGAGATATCCGTCGCGTACGGAAGAAGTGGTGCTGGCTGTCTCGCTCGAGCTTGGGGTCAGCAAGTGGAAGGTCGCGCTGCATGACGGCCGGCGCGAACGGCCCGCCGTGCATACGGTCGCGCAGCCGCAGGCCGCCCCGCGTCTGCAGGCCGTGCTCACACTGATTGACGCGCACAGGGATAGGTGGTCGCTGCCGGCCGACGTGCGGGTCGTCGTGTGCTACGAGGCTGGTCCGGACGCGTTCTGGATCTGGCGTGCGCTGCAGGCCCGCGGCATTGAATGTTACGTCCTCGATCCGGCCAGCATCCCGGTCGAGCGCCACAAGCGGCGCGCGAAGACCGACCGGCTCGATGCGATCAGGCTCGTCATCAGCCTCCGCGCGTGGCTGCGCGGCGAGCGTGACCGCATGCACGTGGTCCACGTGCCATCCGCCCAGGATGAAGCGTCGCGCCACCTGGTGCGCGATCGCGGGCAGTTGCAGAAAGAAGTGCTGCAGCACCTCGACCGCATGCGCAAGCTGCTCGCCACACTGGGCTGCTGGGATGAGGTCGATCACCGGGACTTCGCCGGCCGGCTCGCGCGCGACGAGGTGCGCTGTCACGACGGCACGCCCCTGCCGCTCGAACTGCGTGAGCGGCTGCTGCGCGAGTGTGAACGTCTTGCGCTCGCCACCCAGCAGCTCGCCACACTCGAGAAGACCCGCCAGGCCAGTGTGCCGGCACCTGCGCGTGCGCGCAGCGATGCACTGGCGCGCCTGAAAGGCATCGGTGAAGTCAGCGCCTCACGCCTCGCGCTCGAACTCTACTGGCGCGACTTTCACAACCGGCGCCAGGTCGGGGCCTGTGTCGGGCTGGTGCCGCAGCCGTACGACAGCGGCGAGAGCCAGACCGACCAGGGCATCAGTAAACAGGGCAACGGACGGGTACGCGGGTTACTGGTCGAGATGGCCTGGACCTGGCTGCGCTATCAGCCCGGCAGTGCGCTGACGCAGTGGTTCGACCAGCGCACCCAGGGTACGGGACCGAACCGTCGCGCCCGACGCATTGCGATCGTCGCGGTGGCCCGACGTCTCGCGATTGCGCTATGGCGCTACCTGAAGGACGGCGTGATTCCCGAAGGTGCGCAACTGAAGCCCCAGCCCGTCGGGTGCGCCAAGTGA
- a CDS encoding (2Fe-2S)-binding protein: MTDNVEEMFEDSVSLSCRLNGKLCEELIPPETSLLTFVREMQGLKGTHMGCMTGHCGACTVLIDGKVAKSCITLAATALRTSITTIEGLAHQDGTLSEIQTAFRDASAFQCGFCAPGMVLTAVELLSSNLDPSEEEIRESLSGNLCRCTGYRSIVAGIQLAAERIRSRRGDRAELSTAQNGKAAPKGED; the protein is encoded by the coding sequence ATGACAGATAACGTTGAGGAAATGTTCGAGGATTCGGTTTCTTTGAGTTGCCGGCTCAATGGGAAGCTGTGCGAGGAGCTGATACCCCCTGAAACGTCCCTTTTAACCTTCGTGCGCGAGATGCAGGGGTTGAAGGGCACACATATGGGATGCATGACAGGTCACTGTGGCGCGTGTACGGTATTGATCGACGGCAAGGTCGCCAAGTCCTGCATCACATTGGCCGCGACCGCGCTTCGTACCTCGATCACAACTATCGAAGGACTTGCTCACCAGGACGGTACTCTTAGTGAGATACAGACCGCATTTCGCGATGCCAGTGCTTTTCAATGCGGTTTCTGTGCTCCAGGTATGGTCCTAACAGCAGTTGAACTGTTGTCTTCAAACCTCGATCCGAGCGAAGAGGAAATTCGCGAGTCTCTCTCGGGAAATCTGTGCCGCTGTACCGGCTATCGAAGCATAGTTGCTGGCATCCAGCTCGCCGCGGAGCGGATTAGGAGTCGAAGAGGCGACCGAGCAGAACTTAGCACGGCCCAAAATGGAAAGGCTGCTCCGAAGGGCGAGGATTGA
- a CDS encoding FAD binding domain-containing protein, translated as MIGVQYARPRKLEDATKLLASLGAGASVIAGGQELMPTLNYRVFAPSVLVDINGLRELKGVEFEGESLSLGALCVHRELAHDPLVSEHAPLLAYALSQIGGGWQVRNRGTLGGNIVSMHPLYDTLPPLLALGASVVVARDGDVRTMPLSAVISDSNHGLGSDAILTRVLVPRLSPVAGWGYYKLKNTHGAYASATAAALVELDGDRLMEISLVVGSVEPLPRDLRKDMADLRGLPADGDLLNAIERIATEIVSNPISDQRGDADYRRAMSGVSARRAVSQAIERARLGGGLIRSATR; from the coding sequence ATGATCGGCGTTCAATACGCCAGGCCCAGGAAGTTGGAGGACGCAACGAAGCTGCTGGCAAGCTTGGGCGCTGGCGCCTCCGTGATCGCCGGCGGCCAGGAACTCATGCCGACACTCAATTATCGGGTCTTCGCACCGTCAGTCCTTGTAGACATAAATGGTCTCAGGGAACTCAAGGGTGTCGAATTCGAGGGAGAATCGCTGTCCTTAGGCGCCCTTTGCGTCCATCGCGAACTGGCGCACGATCCGCTCGTTTCGGAGCATGCACCCCTATTAGCGTATGCACTTTCTCAAATCGGTGGCGGTTGGCAGGTGCGCAATCGCGGGACGTTGGGTGGCAATATCGTCTCTATGCATCCGCTCTATGACACCCTCCCGCCGCTGCTCGCCCTTGGAGCATCGGTTGTAGTCGCACGCGATGGCGATGTTCGGACAATGCCATTGTCAGCCGTGATTAGCGACAGCAATCACGGCCTTGGCAGCGATGCCATTTTGACGCGCGTGCTCGTGCCGAGGCTGTCTCCCGTGGCAGGTTGGGGCTATTACAAGTTGAAGAACACGCATGGAGCTTATGCCTCGGCAACAGCCGCAGCGCTGGTCGAGCTGGATGGCGACAGATTGATGGAAATCAGCCTCGTTGTAGGATCGGTCGAGCCCCTTCCCCGTGACCTGCGCAAGGACATGGCCGACCTCAGAGGCCTGCCTGCCGACGGTGACCTGTTGAATGCGATCGAGCGAATCGCCACAGAGATCGTGAGCAATCCGATTTCTGACCAGAGGGGCGATGCTGACTATCGTCGTGCAATGAGCGGCGTGAGTGCACGGCGAGCTGTCTCGCAAGCCATTGAAAGGGCCCGCCTAGGAGGCGGATTGATACGGAGCGCCACGCGATGA